CGCGATGATGCCGAACAGGTTGATGGAGCCCATCACCTGCTTGAGGACGGACAGTCCGGGAAGGCCGCCCTCGTTGGGGGAGATCCCCGGGTCGTACGCGAGCTGGATGGCCTTGTCGGCGAAGTACATGGGGGGACTCCAAGGAGAATCCGGGCACCCCGAAGGCGCACCGGATGAACAGGGGAGAAGAGGGGAGGGGAGGGGAGAAGCGCCGGTCAGACGATTCGGCGGGCCGCGAGAATCTGCGGCTGCCACTCGGCGAGGGTCGAGATCTTGACCACGTCGCCGGTGTGCGGGGCCTGCACCACGAGGCCGCCGCCGATGAACATCCCGACGTGCTCGGGCACGGCGGCCGTCCCGGTGGTGAACAGCAGGTCGCCCGGCTTCAGGGCGTTGAAGGGCACGGCGGTGCCCTCGTTGACCTGCGTGTAGGTGGTCCGGGTCAGGGTGACCCCGGCCGCCTTGTAGGCCATCTGCATCAGCGACGAGCAGTCGCAGCGGCCCATCGGGTCGGCGCCGTGCGAGTCCTCGCAGCTGCCGCCCCACTGGTAGGGGGTGCCGAGTTGGCCGAGCGCCCAGCGGATCGCGGTCTGCACCTGCGGCGGAGCGTCGGCCGGAATCGTGTACCCCTCGGGCAGGGTGCCCGGCGGGATCGTCCCGAAGCCGCTGCCGTCGCCGCCCGCGGTCGAACACCCGCCACCCGCAGCTAGAGCGGCGCTGGGCGAGGCGTCCGGCGACGGCGAGGCAGCCGAACCCGGGTTGGTGCCGGGTTCGAGGAGCGGGGCGATGGCCTGCTGCAGCGCCGTCGCCAGCGGCTCCCACTTGGCGTAGGCGTCCGGGTAGCCGCTGCGCTGCACCGCCTGCGCGGCCTGGGTGACCGTCATCGACTGCCAGCCGGAGACCTGCTGGAGCGCCTCGTAGAACTTCGTCGAGGCGTACACCGGCTGCATGATCTGCTCCGGCGTGCCCCAGCCCTGCGAGGGCCGCTGCTGGAACAGCCCCAACGAGTCGCGGTCGCCGTAGTCGAGGTTGCGCAGACCGCTTTCCTGCAGCGCGGTCGCCAGCGCGACGACCTGCCCGCGGACGGGAATGTGCATCGCGACGCCGGTGGCCTGGATCGTCTTCGCGTTGGGGATCTGCTCGTCCGGCTTGTCCAGCCCGGAGACGGTCGGCGCACCCAGCGGGTTGGAGCCGTCCAGGATCGACTTCACCTGGGCCGCGACGGCGGCGGTATCCACAGCCTGTGGATCACCGCCCGGGGTGCAGGTGGTGGCCTGAGCACCTCCGGCGGCGACCACCACCAGCGGCAGCGCCAGGGCCAGCGGCCCGGCCGCGACCAGGGAGACGAGCAGACCCGCGGACTTCTTCACCGCCGCCGCTGGGCGCAACGGACGCCCAGGACGGTCGGGGTGGACGGGCGGGGCGGGGGAAGGCACGGCTGTGCCAGGGCGCGCTGCATCGCAGCAACTCCTCGGGGTGTTGTAGGAGGACGCGGTGCCGGCCTCTCGTGCGAAGAAGTCGCCGGCACCGCGCCGGTAGTGAAACCGCCCTCAAGGCGGGCCCGGGTCAAGGGAGTTCGCAGCTCCCGGACGCCGGTCTCGGATCATGCGCGGCAGCCGGCCGCGCTCGTAATCTCAGCCCGAACACGAGGTCTCCTGGAACGAAGGGGATAGGGGGAGGCGGGCCCGCGAAGTCTCCCGCTGGACGGGGCAGCACGGACCAACACGAGCCGTCCCGGACCGAGTTGACCCTGCGGCCCGGTTGGCATGGCGAGACAGTAAACGCCAAGTCCGGCCGCACCAAACGACCCCTCACCAGGCCCGGAACCCTCCCGGCCGCCGTTAGGTGTGGCCGTCCTTTCCGGCTACCGTCCCGGCCATCCCCCCGTCCCGCGGTGGCCGCCGGGCACCGCAGGACGGGGATCCACCCCCGCCCCGAGAAAGACCGCCATGACCGACAGCACCTTCACCCTCCACCGCGGCGACGCCCTCACCGTCCTGAAGACCCTCCCCGACGAGAGCGTCAACGCCGTCATCACCGACCCCCCGTACAACTCGGGCGGCCGCACCAGCTCCGAGCGCACCGGCCGCGACGCCCGCGCCAAGTACGTCACCAGCGGCTCCGCCCACGACCTGCAGACCTTCCCCGGTGAGAACCGCGACCAGCGCTCCTACCGCTCCTGGCTGACCGAACTGCTCACCGAGTCCTACCGGGCCAGCACCGAGCACGCCGTGGCCGTGGTCTTCTCGGACTGGCGCCAGGAGCCGACCACCAGCGACGCGCTGCAGATGGCCGGCTGGACGTGGCAGGGCACCATCCCGTGGATCAAGCCCGCCAGCCGCCCGCGCAAGGGCGGCTTCAAGCAGTCCGCCGAGTTCGCCCTCTGGGGCGTCAAGGGCACCCTCGACAAGAGCCGGGCGATCTACCTGCCCGGCCACTTCATCGCCAGCCAGCCCCGCAAGGACCGCGTCCACATCACCCAGAAGCCCCTGGAGGTCATGCAGCAGATCGTCCGGATCTGCCCCGAGGGCGGCACCGTCCTCGACCCCTTCACCGGCTCCGGCTCCACCGGCATCGCCGCCCTGCGCGAAGGCCGCAACTTCGTCGGCGTCGAACTCTCCCCCCACTACGCGGACATCGCCGAACAGCGCCTGCGCGCCGAACTCACCCAGGACGACTTCGTCCTCGCCGGACCGGAGGCATGAGCATGAGAACCCCCGGAACCCCCAGCAGCCGCAGACGCGAAAGGGCGGCCGGAGCACCACGCTCCGGCCGCCCTCGCCGTCCGGCCGGTCAGACCTCCTGGATGGCCCGCTCGACCAGCACCGCCGCCTTCGCCAGGTCCGCCAGCGAGGCGATCCGCACCTCCAGGTCACCGGTCCCCAGATGGCCGATGCCGCGCATGTCGCGCGTGAAGCCCTCCTCCAGCTCCACCGTGTCCGGGTCCAGCGGCAGGTACACCAGCAGCGCCCGATGCGAAGCGGACGGCCGGAAGACCACCGACGCCACGTTCCGCAGCCGCCGGTAGGCCACGTAGTGCTTGAGCTGAACCGTCTCCACCTCGCCCGACGCGGTCAGCACCTCGTCCAGCTCCCCGTACAGCTCCCGCAGGCACTCCGGCACTTCCACCGAAGCCGGCACCACGGCCACCTCGACGGCCTCCGCCACCGCGGGCGCGCTCGTCTGGCGCCGGGCCGGCGCGCTGGTAGGGGCGACGACCGGCTCGACCAGCTGCAGGCTCAGCAGCCCGCCGTCGAAGACCCGGTAGCGCACCAGCTCGATCGGCCAGCGCCGACCCAACTCGCCGACCGTCACCCGGTCGTGCCACGAGTACCCGGCCGCCACACACAGCGCCCGGGGAGAGCGCCAGTCGACCGACGCAACGGCCGCCTCGCCCAGCTTCTCCCGCACCAGCGACTCGAACTCCAGACGGCTGCTCTTCAACCACGTCAGGTACGACAGCGCCTGCGACACGACCCCGCTGTCGGCGCCCTTCTTGAACTCCACCACCACCGGCACGCCGTTCTCGTCCAGCCCCAGCGAGTCCACCCGCCCACGGTGCCACGGCCCCGTCGGGTACTCCGACGCCAGGAACCGGATACCCAGCATCCGCTCCATCCCGGCCTCCACCCGGCGCTGCAGCTCCACCTCCAGCGCTACCGTCGAGCCCTGCAGCTCCACGTCCCGGCCGTCCGCCCCGAGCCGGAACACCTTCAAGTCGCTCACCCAACGGCCCCCTTCGTACGAGCGTGCGAGGAGACCAATCGAAAACAGCAGCCCTATATTCCGCTTCGGCGCACGGTTCGGAGGTCAGCGCGGGCATTACTGCCGGCCCGATGCAGCCTCAACGTCGCAAATTGGATGCGCCAACCACCGGTCCGTCCTATGGTGCGGCGGTGGCAAACAACAGCAGTTCCGCCCGCACGCGCCGATACCGACGGTCCTCGATCGACTACAAGGCCGACGTGCCTGGTTGGGAGAACCTCGGCCCGCTGGGCAGCATCGACAGCAAGGAGTTCGTTCGGCGCGTCAGGAACTTCAGCACCGGCGAAGAGGCGGTGCTGAAGTACCTCGACAACAGGAAGCTCAACGCTGCGAACCGCCGCAACCGCTTCCACTCCGAGGCCAGGGAGATGCAGTAGCTGAGCGGCATGCCCGGGGTACTGCCCGTTCTCGCCATCGACACCTCCCATGGGCTCGAACCGCAGTGGTACGTAATGCCCCTGGCGGTCGGCCTGGCCGACCACCTGGACCAGGCCAGCACGCTTCAGGAGATCGTGGCACCGTTCCTCGATCTGGCCGACACGCTCGCCGCCCTGGCCGAGCACCGGGTCTTCCACCGCGACATCAAGCCGGACAACCTGTTCTGGCACGCGGGCCGGGCGGTCCTCGCGGACTTCGGCATCGCCTACTGGGGCCAGGCCGGACCGACCAAGCCGGTCGAGAAGATCGGCCCGATGGGCTTCCTCGCCCCCGAGATGTTCACCGCGGGCGGCCTGTCCGGGGAGATTGGCAGCAAGGCCGACGTCTACAGCCTCGCCCAGACCCTGTTCGTCGCCGCACGACGGGAAGGCCCCTACCCTCCCGGCGGCACGCTGTGGTCGAGTGCCGACGAGTTCCACCTGCCCAACTGGCAGAATCCCCGCACCAAGAACGGCTCACCAATGAGCACTCTGCTCAGAGTCCTCCAGGCCGCCACCCGCATCGACCCCGCAGCCAGGTTGACCATGGCCGAGTTCGCCCGCCAACTGCGCAGCTGGCTCGAACTGATGGACAGGGTGCAGCTGACGGAAACCCAACCACACGCGATGCGGCTCACCCGCTGGGGGACGACACGCGAGGCCCAGTTCCTCCTCACCTCCGAACGCAGAGCTGGCGGCGAGGTGTTCCACATGGCATCGAAGGTCGCACAACATCTTGGAGTGCGCACGCCAGGTGTCACTGGATCGCGCGGGCCATTTCTTGAGCGGGCCTCCTGGAGGAACTGGCTAGGAAGCTACGACTGGCCGGTTGACGACCCGGAGACCTACTTCAGCGACGACAGCGGCCCGCTCCGACCGACCGGGCATTCGACGACCCTGATCGAGGACCAGGCAGGAACCACCCGGGTAGTGCTGGCTGCGGTGGCCGTCCGGAACGACGCCTCGTTCTTCGCCGAGATCCACACACTCCGCGACGGCGAATGGGCCTTGGAGTGGCAGAGCGGGTACTCACCCTGGAGCGCCCCGGGCCTGCCCTGGGCCCGGCAGATCGTGGACGGTCTCGCTCAGTCGGCCATGGGCCGTCTGCCGGGCGTCCCTCGGCCGGGTAGGCGGGTCGGCATTGCCCCTGGGACGGCCCGTAGGCCCGTGCCTTCTGATCCGTCCCGCCTTCCGATCGAGCATGACGTGTGATGTAAATCACTACATGAGATCCTCTTGGGGGCTGTCTCTCACACGCCTCTCACGGACTGGGTGTCACGAGGCAGTATCGGGCGTCATGACTGGGAGAGAAGGGTTACGACAGCAGACACGTCCGCCGCGAGCTGACCCGCCGTCGGATCCTGCCCGTGACCTCCCGCCGAAGCGCCCGACATCCGCGGCCTCGGCAAGCTCCGCTACGTCATCGAGCAGACCTTCGCCCTGCTCCACCAGTTCAAGCTCCTCGCCATTCGATGGGAACGCCGCCTCGACCTCCACGACTCACTGAGCTCTTTCAACTCGGCCACCGATCAGGTGACAGCGCGGGCGCACGGGGGTGCGCCCGCTGGCGAGATCCGGCAGGTCGAAAGCCTGTCAACGGCAGTCGGTTCACCACTCGTCCGGGGCGCCGTTGAAAGAGCTCAGTGAGCCTCTTTCATCCTGAGTTTTCGCAGGTTGCAGGGCTTTGGATCATGAGGGTGTGGACGGCGGCGATCAGGCGGCTGATCCGGTTGGTCGAGCAGCGGGCCCGGCGGAGGACACGCCAGGACTTGAGCTGGGCGAAGGCGCGTTCGCCGGGTGCGCGGAGTCGGGCGTGGTCGCGGTTGTACTGCTGGTAGTGCTCGGGCAGTTCGTGGTGGTTGTAGTACGGGGTGCGGATGGTGGCGCCGGCACCTCGGTAGGCCCGGTCCGCCAGGACGAGGATCTCGCGGGTCAGGCAGGCCTGGACGATGCCGTGGGCGCGGGCCGCGGTCAGGTCGTGGGTGCGCCCCGGCAGGGCGCGGGAGAACCACAGGGGTGTGCCGTCGGGGGCTGCGACGACCTGCACGTTCATCCCGTGCTTGCGGTGCTTGTGCGAGTAGTACGGCTCGTCCGCCTTGATCCGGTCGGTCGGAACCAGGGTGCCGTCCACGATCACGAAGTCGCCCTCGCCCAGTCCCACCAGGGCCTCGCGCAGGCCCGGCGCCCACGCGGCCAGGACCTCCACGGTCTCCTTGACGTACCGCCAGGCCGTTGCTTCGGATACCCCGAACCCGGCGCCGGCCTGTGCGAGGGTCTCGTTCTTGCGCAGGTGGGCCAGGACCAGGAGTGCCTGTTTGAAGCACCCCAACTTCCGCCACCGTGAGCGTAGTTCACGCCTTCGGGTGTAGATGAGCCACGAGACATGCTCGACCAGCTCGTGCGGGACGTCGAGCATGGCAGGATACGGGACCAAGCGAGGCTCCTCGGTCAGAGCGTGGTGCGTAGAGAACACCATCGCAACGACCAGGAGCCTCGTCTGTTACCCACCACCGCTGAGCAGCCATTTCACCCTCCCCGGACAGGATGAAAGAGGCTCACTCATCTCGCTCGCAGCCACCCTCATCTGCTGGCGAAGGCTCAACAAGCCGACACCGTGATCGTGTTACGAGCTCCATGAATAACCCTCCTGTTGTGACCGTTCGGGCAACCAATGCTGGTGAATGGACAGTGGCAACTTCTACCCAGGGTCCGGCTAGGCCGCAGAGGAGCAGAATAATTTCCAGCCAGATGGTGCGATGAATTCCCACCACTTCTCTTCTCCCAAAAGGAGGCCCCATGAACATCATTCGCAAGATCGTGACTGTTGCCGTTGCCACCTTTGTTGCAATGATTCCGGCCGTCACCGCTGAGGCCGCGACCGCACGCAAGGTCACTGTGTGCTTCAGTAGCAGCTACGCGGGCTACGCGGTATTCCCGCAGGCAGGTGGATTGTCAACGAGTGTTCTGCGCAACTCCTGTAAGACTCTCAACTTGGCAGGAGTGACCTACGCAAAGGTGTACGGGTACTGGAACAGCAACTCCGGTACCTTCTATGCGGGAACCGCTCACCTCGCGCTCACTGGCTCTGTGACAGTGTTCGTGGCTGGTTCCACCACCTCGCCTAACGTGATGACGGCCTCAGGCACGTCTTTCATCGACACCAGGCCCTAACGGCCTCGCGCATGGTTAGTCGTGCGGTTTCATGGGCAAGACTGTCCGGGCGATCAAAGAATGAGCCTGGATTGGGACTTGTCTAGCCTCGATCTTGCATGACGGCTCGTCAGCCTAGCTGGCGAGCCGTTTTGCTTGGCCTGGGGGTGTATCTGTCGCGCGTCAGACTTTGTGGCAGGGCTCGTTTCTTGCGGGTCCTGCTGGGGCCTTCGCCCGTAAAGGTGGACACGCGGTCGGTTGTCACGCGGCGAGCGTGAGTTTAGCGGTGTGGTGGCGTCGTTCGTATTCGTTGGGGCTGAGGTGGCCGTTGGCGGAGTGCCGGCGCCGGGTGTTGTAGCGGACCAGCCAGGCGAAGACGGCCTCCTGCAGGTGGCGGGGTCGCCGTAGTCGTGGGCGCCGTGAAGGGTCTCGCGTTTGAGGGAGGCGTGGAAGCTCTCGCAGGCCGCGTTGTCCGCGCTGCTGCCCACGGCGCCCATCGATTGGGTGACGTCCAGCTCCGAGCACAGGCCGGCGAAGGCCCGGGACCCGTACTGCGCGCCGTGATCGCTGTGGAAGACCGCGCCGTCCAGGCCGCCGCGTGTCGCGGCCGCCATCCGCAGCGCGTCGGTGACCAGGCCGGTGCGCATGTGGTCGGCGATCGACCAGCCCACGACCTTGCGGCTGAAGCAGTCCAAAACGGTCGCCAGGTAGAGGAACTCCCCGCCCGCAAGTGGCAGATACGTGATGTCGCCCATGTACTTGCGCCCCGGTTCCGGGGCGGTGAAGTCCCTCTCGAACAGGTCCGGCACCGCCTGGGCGGCCGGGTCGGGGACGGTGGTGCGGACCCTTCTCCGCAGGCGGATACCGACGATGGAGTAGGTCCGCATGACCCGGGCGACCCGCTTGTGGTTGACCCGCACACCGCTCTCGCGCAGTTCCGCGGTCACCCTCGGCGAGCCGTAGGCGCCACCGGAGTCCGCGTGGATCCGGCGGATCCGTTCGGCCAGGACCTCGTCCTCGCGACGGCGGACGGCCCTGGCTCCGGCGCCGCCGAGCCACTTGTAGTAGCTGGAGCGGTTGACGTCCAGGACCTGGCACAGCCGCTTCACCTCGTAGGCGTCCCGGTGGTCGTGGACGAACTGGAAGCGGCTCACCAGTTCGTCTCGCCGGCGAAATACTTGGCCGCCCTGCGCAGGATGTCCCGCTCGGTGGCCAGCTTCCGCTCACTCGCCTCCAGCTCGGCCACCCGGGCCTCCAACTGCCGGATCCGCTCGTCCGGGTCGGCGGACGCGGCCGGCCGTCCTGCCCCGGTCGGCGCGTTCGCACCCGGCCGAGCGGCGGCAGGGTCGAGGCCGCGGCGTCCGCGGTCCCTCAGTACCCACTCGCGCAGGGTCGCCCTGTTGATGCCAAGGTCGGCGGCGATGTCCTTGTACGTCGCCCCGGGCGTGGACTCGTACAGGGCCACAGCATCGGCCTTGAACTCGTCCGAGTAGTCCTTCATCGCCATCGGCGGTGTTCTCGCTTCCTCCGGATCAAGCAGATCCAGTATCAGCGTGTCCACCACTCAGGGCGAAGGCCCCTGCTTGAAGGAGTCTGATCGATCATGGTGAGGCCACCGGCGCTGCCGCCGGAGGAGAAGGTCCGGATCGTGCTGTCGATCCTGGCCGGTGAGATGACCGTTGCCGAGGCCGCGCGGCGGGCGAAGGTGTCCGAGCAGTCGATCGGGACCTGGAAGCGCCAGTTCCTGGAGGCCGGCCGGGCCGGCCTCGCTGGCAAGTCCGGTCCCAGCACCCGGGAACAGCAACTCGGAGCCCAGGTCGCCGACTTGACCCAGGCACTGGGTGAGGCCGCGGTCGAGCTGCGGGTGTGGAAGAAGTCCGCGGAGGGCCGGCTGGGCCCTTCGAGGACCTCGAGGTGATCCGCACCGAGGCGGGCATGCCGACCGCGGGGTTCTACCGGCTCATCGGCGTGCCCGAGCGGACCTGGCGCCGCCACCAGGCCCGCGCCCGCCAGGGCGCGCAGGCCAGAGGACCGTGGCCGCGCCCGGCCCGCGAGGGCGTCCGGGAGACCGCCCGCCGACACGCGCTCGCGCACCCAACCTGGGGCCACCGCAAGGTCTGGGCGATGTGTCGCTGGGACGGCCACCGCGTCTCTCGGGCGACCGTGCTGCGGCTGCTGCGGGACGAGGGCCTGCTGCTGGAGGCGAACTACCAGCGCGAACGCCGGCAGCTCGCTGCCCGCCGCTAGGCCGCCTTCGCGACCGGGCCGAGCGGCCCGAACCAGGTCTGGCAGCTCGACTTCTCCGAGTTCGAGACCGCCTCGGGCGGCACCTGGCGGCTCGCGGGCTGCCGGGACTACTGGTCGAAGTACGAGCTGGGCTGGCATGTGTCGCCCACCGCGAACCAGCACGACGCCATCGCCGCGATCGAACTCGCCATCAAGCAAGCGGAGTCGCTGGCCGGAAAGCCACTGGCCGAGCTCGCCCCGCGCGACGCGGACGGGACCGTGGAGCCGCTGGTCACCATCGTCACCGACAACAGCGGACCGTTCCGCTCGTTCCGCATCGAGGCGTTCATCGCCACCCGACCGGAGCGACGGCACGTCCGCACCCGGGTCCGCACGCCCGGGCAGAACGGCTCACGCGAGCGCGGCTTCGGCTCGCTCAAGTACGAGAAGCTGTTCCTCGAGGAGATACCCGACGCCCTCGACCTCGTCCGGCACGCCGAGGAATACCGGCGCGACTACAACACCGTCCGACCGCACGAGGCCCTGGCCTGGAACCGGCCCCACGACGTCCACACCGGCGCCGCAGACCCCCTCGTCCCCAACTTTCCCGAACCCGAAAACCCGCCAACTGCTTGACGCGGGACAAGCGGATCAAGCCCACCCTGAACCCGCGTCGCCCGCGGACGGGGCTGAGCTTGTCCGGTTGTCCGGCTGGACAACGACCGGCCAAGCCGTGACTGCTGAGCGTCAGTCAGAGAGCTCTTTCAACTCGGCCACCGATCAGGTGACAGCGCGGGCGCACGGGGGTGCGCCCGCTGGCGAGATCCGGCAGGTCGAAAGTCCGTCAACGGCAGTCGGTTCACCACTCGTCCGGGGCGCCGTTGAAAGAGCTCAGAGATCCAGATCAACAAACAGTGCGATGCCTGCGGGGAAGCGGCCTGCGGCCTTCGCCGTCAGATTCAATGGGCGTGTGGACGACGACGGCATGGACTACGGGCAGCTGCTGCGGGACGCACGGGCGGCGGCGTTCGTCCAGCAGGGCCGGGGACGGTCGGCGGACTACATTCCGGCGCTGGCGGAGGCGGACCCGTCGGCGTTCGGGATGGCGCTGGCGACGGTCGAGGGTGTGGTGCACGGTGTAGGGCAGTGGGAGAAGCCGTTCTCCGTCCAGTCGGTCGCGAAGGTGTTCGCACTAGCGCTGGCGCTGGCAGAGGGCGGGGACCGGCTGTGGCGCGGGGTGGGCCGGGAGCCCTCAGGCAACCCGTTCAACTCGTTGGTGCAGTTGGAGAGCGAGCAGGGGATTCCGCGCAATCCGTTCATAAACGCGGGTGCGCTGGTGGTGACGGACCGGCTGCTGGAGCTGACGGGGGACGCGGCGGGCGCGGTGCGGAACTTCCTGCGATCTGAGTCGGGCAACCCCGCGGTGGGGACGGACGACTCTGTCGCAGAGTCGGAGGCGCGGCACGGTCACCGCAACGCGGCACTGGCGCATTTCATGGCGAGCTTCGGGAGCTTGCGCAACCCGGTGGACTCTGTGCTCGCGCACTACTACGCGCACTGTGCGATCGCCGCGTCCTGCAAGGACCTGGCGCTGGCGGGGCTCTTCCTGGCACGGCACGGGATCCGGGTGGACGGTTCGCGGCTGCTGTCGCGCAGCGAGGCGAAGCGGGTCAACGCGGTAATGCTCACCTGCGGGACGTACGACGCCGCAGGCGACTTCGCCTTCCGGGTTGGGCTGCCGGGCAAGAGCGGCGTCGGTGGCGGGGTGCTGGCGGTGCTGCCGGGGCGCGGAGCGGTGTGCGTGTGGAGCCCCGGGCTGGACGCCGCCGGCAACTCGGTGCTGGGGGTCGCGGCCCTGGACGCGCTCACGACCGCGACGGGCTGGTCGGTGTTCTGACGCCCGGCCGATGCGCACGGCCGCGCCGCCGGCGCTCACGGCATCGGTGCTACAGCGCGTTGGTACGGATTCCGTAGGCGACGGCGTGCTGGCGGTTGCGGAGGTTCAGACGGGTGAGCATGTCATGGATGATCGATTTGATGGTGCGCTGGGAGAAGCTGAGCGCGACGGCGATCTCGGCGGTGTTCTGCCCGGCTGCCAGCAGCCGCAGGACCTCCACCTCGCGCGGCTGAAGGGCCTTGGAGTCGGCGGCGAGCGGGGGAAAGACCTCTCGGAGCACCCCGGCACTCGTCCGTCGGGTATGCGGGCGGGTGGCGACCGCAGTTCGACCGCGGTGCGCGCTGTCGGCGGTGGGGCGGACATGTTCGTTCGCCGGAGACATCAGCAGGGCCGAGGAGTGCTCCGACCCGTAGGACGGGCGGACGTGGCGGTCGAGGACCGCGTCGCGGATGGCGGTGAAGGTGGTGCGTCGCCGTACCAGCAGGACAAGGCCGGACTCCGTGGCCGAGTGTGCCAGGTGGGACTCCGTGATCTCGTCAGAGACGATGACGATCCGGACCGCCGGGTGCAGCGACATGGCGGCTGCCTCGCGGATTCGGGCCAGCTTCGACTCGGTCAGGTCGAAGAGCAGCGCGAGGATCACCTCGGCGTGCCCGCCATCCTCGGGCGTCAGCACTTTCACCTGGTTCCAGCGTTCCAGGAAACCGGTGGCTCCGGCTTCGGTGATCGGGTCGTCGGCGATGAGTCTGACGGTCATCGGGGTCATTTCGGGGTCTCCGGAGGTCGAGGAGGGGCGAGGCCTTGTGCTCCGGCGCTGTCGGGCGCGGTATCAGGGCAGGCGGGTGCCGTTGCGGGGAGCGGGGAGTCTCGAGGAGGGGCCGATCGCCGTCGATCGGGAGAGAACGCGGACAGGGACATGCGGCTGGGGCCGGCCGTGGCGGGATCACCGGGACGAACCGGCCGCGGACGGAGAGGTCCGGGCCCTGGCACGATCCTGGCATCAGGGGAGAGGCCGGAGGTAAGCATTCTGACTGGTAGAGCCTGCGGGCCGGAGCGGTCCTCAGGCCCGCCGCGATTACCGGCCTGTGCCGGTCGCAGCGATGCTCGGGGCACCCACGCCGGCCGGGCAGCCGGGCAGTGCCGACTCGGTGCGACCCGAGGCGGCCGCGGCCGGGTCCAGGTCGGGTCCGGCGGCCACCATGAGCAGCAACGCCGAAGGTACGCCTTGGAGTTCGGAGGTGTTGTAGCCGAGGGCGGCGAGGGCGTCGTCGGAGGTGATTCGGTACCGGACGCCGGAATCGGTGACCAGGTAACGGGCGTCTCCGAGGGCCGTTCCGGTACTGCTGAGGGCTTGGGCCAGTACGCCGTGTCCGGCCTTCGCTTCGACCAGGTCCACCGGCAGGCAGGCACCGGCCACGTGGTCCGCCGGCTGGTCGGTGATGTCGTCGGGGTTCGTGGCGGCGTGGACAATGGTGGTTGAGACGGCGACCGGTGCTCCGCCGTGGGCGCTGGGCCGGACCTGGGCA
The DNA window shown above is from Streptomyces sp. TLI_171 and carries:
- a CDS encoding protein kinase domain-containing protein — translated: MPGVLPVLAIDTSHGLEPQWYVMPLAVGLADHLDQASTLQEIVAPFLDLADTLAALAEHRVFHRDIKPDNLFWHAGRAVLADFGIAYWGQAGPTKPVEKIGPMGFLAPEMFTAGGLSGEIGSKADVYSLAQTLFVAARREGPYPPGGTLWSSADEFHLPNWQNPRTKNGSPMSTLLRVLQAATRIDPAARLTMAEFARQLRSWLELMDRVQLTETQPHAMRLTRWGTTREAQFLLTSERRAGGEVFHMASKVAQHLGVRTPGVTGSRGPFLERASWRNWLGSYDWPVDDPETYFSDDSGPLRPTGHSTTLIEDQAGTTRVVLAAVAVRNDASFFAEIHTLRDGEWALEWQSGYSPWSAPGLPWARQIVDGLAQSAMGRLPGVPRPGRRVGIAPGTARRPVPSDPSRLPIEHDV
- a CDS encoding glutaminase, giving the protein MDYGQLLRDARAAAFVQQGRGRSADYIPALAEADPSAFGMALATVEGVVHGVGQWEKPFSVQSVAKVFALALALAEGGDRLWRGVGREPSGNPFNSLVQLESEQGIPRNPFINAGALVVTDRLLELTGDAAGAVRNFLRSESGNPAVGTDDSVAESEARHGHRNAALAHFMASFGSLRNPVDSVLAHYYAHCAIAASCKDLALAGLFLARHGIRVDGSRLLSRSEAKRVNAVMLTCGTYDAAGDFAFRVGLPGKSGVGGGVLAVLPGRGAVCVWSPGLDAAGNSVLGVAALDALTTATGWSVF
- a CDS encoding transposase family protein → MVFSTHHALTEEPRLVPYPAMLDVPHELVEHVSWLIYTRRRELRSRWRKLGCFKQALLVLAHLRKNETLAQAGAGFGVSEATAWRYVKETVEVLAAWAPGLREALVGLGEGDFVIVDGTLVPTDRIKADEPYYSHKHRKHGMNVQVVAAPDGTPLWFSRALPGRTHDLTAARAHGIVQACLTREILVLADRAYRGAGATIRTPYYNHHELPEHYQQYNRDHARLRAPGERAFAQLKSWRVLRRARCSTNRISRLIAAVHTLMIQSPATCENSG
- a CDS encoding IS3 family transposase, producing the protein MIRTEAGMPTAGFYRLIGVPERTWRRHQARARQGAQARGPWPRPAREGVRETARRHALAHPTWGHRKVWAMCRWDGHRVSRATVLRLLRDEGLLLEANYQRERRQLAARR
- a CDS encoding site-specific DNA-methyltransferase, coding for MTDSTFTLHRGDALTVLKTLPDESVNAVITDPPYNSGGRTSSERTGRDARAKYVTSGSAHDLQTFPGENRDQRSYRSWLTELLTESYRASTEHAVAVVFSDWRQEPTTSDALQMAGWTWQGTIPWIKPASRPRKGGFKQSAEFALWGVKGTLDKSRAIYLPGHFIASQPRKDRVHITQKPLEVMQQIVRICPEGGTVLDPFTGSGSTGIAALREGRNFVGVELSPHYADIAEQRLRAELTQDDFVLAGPEA
- a CDS encoding C40 family peptidase, which codes for MKKSAGLLVSLVAAGPLALALPLVVVAAGGAQATTCTPGGDPQAVDTAAVAAQVKSILDGSNPLGAPTVSGLDKPDEQIPNAKTIQATGVAMHIPVRGQVVALATALQESGLRNLDYGDRDSLGLFQQRPSQGWGTPEQIMQPVYASTKFYEALQQVSGWQSMTVTQAAQAVQRSGYPDAYAKWEPLATALQQAIAPLLEPGTNPGSAASPSPDASPSAALAAGGGCSTAGGDGSGFGTIPPGTLPEGYTIPADAPPQVQTAIRWALGQLGTPYQWGGSCEDSHGADPMGRCDCSSLMQMAYKAAGVTLTRTTYTQVNEGTAVPFNALKPGDLLFTTGTAAVPEHVGMFIGGGLVVQAPHTGDVVKISTLAEWQPQILAARRIV
- a CDS encoding LuxR C-terminal-related transcriptional regulator, which translates into the protein MTVRLIADDPITEAGATGFLERWNQVKVLTPEDGGHAEVILALLFDLTESKLARIREAAAMSLHPAVRIVIVSDEITESHLAHSATESGLVLLVRRRTTFTAIRDAVLDRHVRPSYGSEHSSALLMSPANEHVRPTADSAHRGRTAVATRPHTRRTSAGVLREVFPPLAADSKALQPREVEVLRLLAAGQNTAEIAVALSFSQRTIKSIIHDMLTRLNLRNRQHAVAYGIRTNAL
- a CDS encoding DUF5655 domain-containing protein codes for the protein MSDLKVFRLGADGRDVELQGSTVALEVELQRRVEAGMERMLGIRFLASEYPTGPWHRGRVDSLGLDENGVPVVVEFKKGADSGVVSQALSYLTWLKSSRLEFESLVREKLGEAAVASVDWRSPRALCVAAGYSWHDRVTVGELGRRWPIELVRYRVFDGGLLSLQLVEPVVAPTSAPARRQTSAPAVAEAVEVAVVPASVEVPECLRELYGELDEVLTASGEVETVQLKHYVAYRRLRNVASVVFRPSASHRALLVYLPLDPDTVELEEGFTRDMRGIGHLGTGDLEVRIASLADLAKAAVLVERAIQEV
- a CDS encoding helix-turn-helix domain-containing protein, with the protein product MVRPPALPPEEKVRIVLSILAGEMTVAEAARRAKVSEQSIGTWKRQFLEAGRAGLAGKSGPSTREQQLGAQVADLTQALGEAAVELRVWKKSAEGRLGPSRTSR
- a CDS encoding transposase, whose amino-acid sequence is MSPTANQHDAIAAIELAIKQAESLAGKPLAELAPRDADGTVEPLVTIVTDNSGPFRSFRIEAFIATRPERRHVRTRVRTPGQNGSRERGFGSLKYEKLFLEEIPDALDLVRHAEEYRRDYNTVRPHEALAWNRPHDVHTGAADPLVPNFPEPENPPTA